ctacccagctgccctcatacaAGATTTTTAATGTTtggctaattttaaaaaattaagcataaTGTTTGCATGCAACAATAGGTGAATTCTACTGAAAAATATTCCTGGTAGAAATATAACTGGATTCAGATCTTCAAGTAAAATGGAGCAATTAAGTTTATGATCCTATTCATCCCATTAGATCACCAAAATGATGCACTAATTATGTTGTATAAGTCATAACATGGGGGAGAATGATCTCTGAAATAGATGTATTTCCCTTGAACTATATAATTTTCAAAGTACATTTATATCAGAATTTTAGGAAGCAAGAAAATGGTAACTATATTTGGTAGAATGTTTCCAAAAAATGTATGGAGTGATGCTCCAATGATTTGACTGGCTGGCATTTGAATTTTCAGTAAGGGAACACAtttgagaggggggaaaaattaCTGAAAAATCAAGGCATCTATCAAAGCAAATCAAAGATTTTAATTTACTACATAAgccagtatataaataaattatgtttattataatatccttgtctaatatatattaataattaggATTTTTCAATAAGTCAATTTAATTGCTTTGGGTCTCATCTATGAGAGTTTGATTCGGTTTTCTTTTCAACTCTGCAATTTTATGATTGCAATCTACAGAGTGAAATACTTAGAGGGGCAATTTAACTCAAGTATGAAGATAAGTATTATATGTTGGCATTTAAGAATCAGAATGATGGAAATAAGGTTGGCCAACAATATAACATGTTGCAGTTGTGAATGggctaaacacacacacaaacacatgcacacctattttattactgttatttagttgtgtccaactcttcatgacccaatttggagttttcttggcaaagatactagagtggttttccatttccttctccagctcattttacagaggaaactgagacagagttaaatgacttctccaggatcatatagctagaaagtctaaggtcagatttgaattcagaaagatgagtcttctgactatatatatataggctctgcattctattcactgcactatCTAGTTGCCTCCCCACCCaaccatatacatatatgtaaagatgtatatacatatatatatacatatatatttgtatatacatgcaaatatatacacacaatatttaataaagtaattGCAATCATTTAGTATTCTAGCTTGATCTGTATCTTACTGAATATAACTTTAATAATCAAATGTTTACATATGATAGTAAAATTAATCTTGCAATTCTAATGCTAAAGGATATCACATAACTGTGTCCTTTCTGCAAAACTAAAGTACTATGCatagttaaattaaaaatgatcTTCATGtttagaaattagtaaaattcaTTGTGACTTCTCTATGTAGAGGACTCTATGTAGAGTCCTGGACTTATTGGGAACCTGAGTTAAAGGTCTAGTTCAAaaatttcttagctgtgtggtcATGCTATAAATATGCTGTTATACTTACTAGAATGTCTTCCAGTTTCATATCCAACATATCTGTGCCTGTCACATATTTCTTCCagtcttcttgttcttgttcctgTTCACCCATATTGTCTAGGATCAATTCAAAGAAAATCACCTTCTCTGAAATGGTGCTGAAGGTATTGTCAAAGCAGAACATGTAGTCCCCAGCTTCTGTCTCCACACTGCATAAAAACACATCCCAGCTAGATTCTTATCATAGATTGATGCTATATTATAACAAGAAGACACATAAATAATAGTAACGTATGTAACTGGAGTTAACAGTAACTGGAGAAACAACTTTAAATGATTCATGGTATGTAATTGATAATAATGTAATGATGATGCTTTGTAAAggtgagtcaccaggggcctgggagccagtaGCTAAACTAGCAGGAAATTTTGGATTTAGTTGATAATGGAGATCAGCAACCTCAGCTGAGGTGCCCAGTGAATCTCCACTGCCaactgtaggctcctttaaggtgttgagtgggtggcccctccctgctgaagtaactgccttcctattgggtaagagcagaacccagcaggaaatggGACTTTACTTCCTGGCTACAATGGAGGTTTAGCTTCCACTTCACAGTAACCTCAATTCCTCAATTCCTCAATATTCCCTCCTCTCCTTAATTCCCTCAGCCTTGGTGAAGTTGAAAGAATCACAGGGACTCACAGATTTAGActaagggatttatttaaactggaaaggggaaactaaggtaagagggtttaaggcaggggtcggcaacctttttggccatgagagccataaacgccacattttttaaaatgtaatttcgtgagagccgtacagtgctcacagtgctgctcctgtaacagcacctgaaaaaaaattgactttatggctcctgcagaaagagtcagatatggctcgagagccatacgttgcagacccctggttTAAGGTCTTCttaagctgttgctaggggcaactttcaagtgttggcaatggacctggAAGGCctggtcaggctgagggaaccaacCCTCAGCCAGAAATAATTAGAGTCTGGCTTGATATTATTTGTTCTACGAGCTAGACAGATGATGATGTTAAGTTGTTCTAGAGGTGTCCCTAAATCACTAGGCTACACTAAACTAAATCCTGCCCACGTTCCACAACCTACCTCCCTTCAATCCCTCCCGGGGCTCCCAAGGGGAAgatcaggggtagctgggtatctgggtgaggtcaaggaaatcagaaccccaaggttaGGTTTGCAGGGCTTTATATAGTTACAGCCCAACTGTCAGTTGGCACCTGggatggcacctgccaggccagagttccattcggctgacaggattgcctagggtaatattgcaaatgcaagaaatcttacATTACAGGTCTCAAtactgaaaaacaagaaaaatatgtttaaataaaGATTAATCCAGAACTGGTTACCATTTTTTCCTGTGAATTTTGAGAAATATCAGTTAGCACATGATAAAGACAgtaatttttcttaattcaatcttttttggaggaaaaaaggtaaaaaccCAAAAGTTGCTTTAAAAGCACACAATATTTCTGTGACCTTTGTTGCTGTGCGATTTTGAATGATTTCTATTCAGTCAATCTGAATGTGAATAAGCTACTAATTTATAGAACCACCTGAGTCAGCAATTGGTGATACTTTACACCAAAAATGATTAGCCTTTTTTTGTATAATGGAAGCCCTTTATGatgtctggtgaagcctatgtattctttttttcaaaataatacttttaaatgagtaaaatacataggatttcaaAAGGAAACCCATTATTCtgaaatacagttttaaaaattaaaaagttcacAGACACCCAGATTAAGAAtgctgccttctttttttaaaaataatttgcccccaattacatgtaaagatttttaacattcattttttgaaagttttgagttccaaattcttgtCATTCTCACTTATACCCTGCgactcttcccctcttcctgaaatggtaagcaatctgatccagattttacatgtgcaatcatgtaaaatatttttccatattagtcatttttgaaagagacctcaaaaaaaaaaagatagagtgaAATAGAGTATGTTTCAGACTGCATTCTGACTCAGTTATTTCTTGGAGGGCAAATGGTATTTACCATCATGAGTCCCTAGATCATTGCATTCTGAGAATATCTAGgccattcatagttgttcatcaaaaaatgttGCTGTCACTATGTAAaatgctcttctggttctattcatttcactttgtatcagtttgtgtctttctagatttttccaaAAAGAGAATCCCTTCTTTATAGGATGTCCATACATACTTTCTTAGGACTCTATACAATGAGGAaattagagttaggaagattcttAGAGCTTACCTAacctaaccccctcattttacagttgaggaaactgaagtccagagaatcaATGGTTCCCCTCATTTCACTCCATATACATCAGTTCGTGTAGATCtctccagttcttatagaaatccatcgattcatcattccttatagtacaatagtattctgtcaccatcgtatgccacaatttgttcagccattccccaattgagggacacccctcattttccaattttttgccaccacaaaaaagtgcagctataaatatttttgtacaaataggtccatctccatttttttggtctctttgggggtacaaacccagtattGGCATTGCTGGATCCAAGCttatgcaatcttttaaagtctttgaatttagagagggaaaaaaagattattgtttAGTTTTGCTAGCCTTTAActaaaatttatcatttctttcaattGTTTAAAAACAGCATTCTGAGTAAAtgataggcttcaccagactgccaaaggcaTCTGTGatacaaaaagacaaatttcTGGTGTAAAAGTATCACCACtattagaaaaacaatttatgCCAAATGCCAATCTATGATAAGGATATATTTAGTAACTAGTCACATTTGGAATGAATTGACTAGAAGTCACTTAAAATAGCATAAAAATCTAGTCTATAGCAAAGAAGgttaggggtgtgtgtgtattataaggaggatattagaaaattaaatcttgttatattagtttagagataagaagttgAGAAAAttgcttgagaaagaattggagtttgaagcagataTGAGACTGTGTCATTTTCAAATGGTGGCAGTGTAACGTTTTTCTCtaacagttactctctctgggaatggcaagttggtctctggcagttggcaatCATGCACAGAGATTCTCTGGTGgtgacttcttttctctctctcactatctgaggtagaaggaaaagaaggaaagatctgAAGaatcttagtgttttctttttccaacttgggaaacactattgactatctattactgttttatagattgttttaactctgagaagaccaaagaaaaccctggtctttggtttggactctgagtctgctaaggttCAGAGTCCCAACTTGGTTCTTGTTGAGACTCAGCCAGcttagcctttgttatttttataatgtgggggtgaagttaagaattataaggataatagtgttagtttatttagaatagtaaaaatttgggttagtcagatcaggaaggatcagagTAGCTTGTGGACACaagagaagcagttccttgcggaaccagggagttttatttgggtgcaGTTAGAATTCCTTAGAGtcagaaatcctttttatccttatatatttcaataaatctttACTTTtacagtatgtgtgtgtgtgcatgcatgcactCACATGAAGGTCTAGGTGAATACTGCCCCTGTCACCTTGGATTCATAAATACATTGCTCTAGGACAAAAAGACCATACAtctagaaggaaattcagagaccCCAAAGTATCTGGTCAAAGAAGCATACTAATTAAGGTTCAGAGAGGTTTAATACCAGGTTGGTCATAAGGTGAAGTAGGTTTTGTCCACAAGGGTCAGTAATCTATGCTGGTAGAGAGAAAGTCTACATCAAAGTTGTAGAAGTCTGAAACACTGAAATATCTGCCCAgaatacttaatttttaaattcatctcCAATTTCGGCCCATTACAAATCTCTCTTAAATATAATTCTTCTTAAATACTTTTGTCAACACATCAAATTCACTCTGGTTAAAGACAGATCTTTTTGTCAACCTAAACCTTTTGTTTATATTCCCTCTTACTGTTTCAGAGCTCATCTGGCCATGTATTAATTTTCAAATCTTACTGTCCTGTTTCTGTCTGAAATAATCTGTATCTTTCCCTcaaatatttaatacttttacTTATGATTATCACCATATTGTGACTATTGGCTTGACAGCCCAAacctctccaattatttaaattcaCCTTTTCTGGGCCTTTTGTAGCCCTGAGTATATTGGCTGACCTTGAAGAATCCTTCTAATTCCAgtattttgtgatttttgttcCCTCTTTCAGACTTCTAGTGTTCTCAATGTTCTTCTCAATGAATATCTCATTACTATTTTCTAAGATTGAATCCAtaccttaatctttttttaaatttcccagtTATTACCTTTGTGCAAGTGTAATGAGGTATAATTATAAAGtaacaaaagcttttaaaaatccaaatgagtACTGTCCCCTTCAATGGGGACCAATGGAAGTCTACTTGCTCTAATGATTCTATGATGGctcagaaaatttttttaaattgtctcagGACTTGTGGCATTCTTCTATACATGCTTTATACATGTGGTATGTTGTCATTCTTTAAAGGGACATTGGGCTTTTTAGAAATAACCAACTgttggggaagctgggtggctcagtggattgagaaccaggcctatatatgggaggccctgggttcaaatatggcctctgtaGTGGGTAAATACAACAGTGGGGAgtagtagagggagaaggaggaatgatAGGGTAAGTTGGTTAACTGACAGAGCACAAATAACACAAGGGAATCACACCCATTCCCACAAATAAAGGACAGAGCTTAAGAATGAGTGGTGACAGGAATGAGAGTGATAGTTGAGACAAAATGCCCCTCTAACTCTAGCCAGGGGTTAAACTACACAATAGTGGGTCCTTGTTGAttgtggagaaagaaataaacagtaagttatataaactgtttaataaagttaagggaaggaaggtaggagaggTTTTGATAAGGTTTTAATAAAGAGGGCACAGCCAACTGTCAGTTAGAATGGCTTGCTTCTCTCTGGCTCTAGCACAGACAGACAGTCTAGCTGGAACAGAATGGATGCTATGGGCTTTGGAGACAAGGGGATTTCTCACACCACAGGAGATACTGCTCCAAGCTGAATCCTTGATGTTATAGGTAGTAGAACAAATCCTTGGTCAGCTAGTAAATCCACAAACTAAGGTTAAAGGCACTCTGTAATTGGTCCACCCAATTACAGTGACTTGTCCTTCCCTCAGTCTAGGCACTTGCTTGATGTTCTCACCCAAGGTCtccaaagtttcaggatacagaCAGCTAACAGGATCTCAGCTGCCAAGCTCCTTACTTCAGCTCTTGGCAGTTCACCACTCAACCACCTTCTCCAGCTCCTGCTGCATTCTACACAGAATGCCCATGTCACTCAGCCAAGATCTTACCCCCTGATGCCTGTGCATTGCTACATATCTTTTTACCTATCTTTATATCCTACCTTATAAATTTGTCTATaatacctcagacacttcctagctatgcgaccatgggcaagtcacttaaaccccattgcctagctcttactactcttctgtcttggaaccaatacacagtactgcttctaagacagaaggtaagggttaaaaaaattaacccaTTGTTTATTTGGAATCATATCTGATACCATAGCATTTCAAGACTTGCAAAGAGCTTAATATATATTAGCTCATCTAATCTCCACAAAACCCTTTTTATTGTGAAGAAGGTGCTATTAGtagtcctcattttatagaaaaggaaacccaATGCTGagaaagggtaagtgatttgcccagggtcacacagctggtaagtgtatAGGGAAGTATATGAggaaggattcaaattcaaatctttctgaccctgtgtcatctagctgcctaacTACTGAAAAGGGTAGGGGTCCAATTGAATAACACTGTTTCTGCTTAAAATACAAAACCCTCCTATAACATGtaacaataaaataagataaagacTGATTTCTCTGCATCTCAAGCTGACTTTGGGTATAATGACAATGAAAGGCTATATGAATAAATCATCTCTGTGTAAGTTGCATCTTTTGTATATGTAATCTGTCTAAAGGAAAATCAGCTTATCAAGTGGATTGAATCACCATTCACTGTTACTATCTTGCTTATCTAATCGCCAACCTAGACAGCTTACTTACCTATGAACAccatctgattttctttgttcaAAAACGAGGGTTTTACCTTCTGGAGACATAAGGTGGAAATCAATGTCTAATCCTGCTCCATCTAAAACCTGTGatgcaaaaataagaaaaagaaaaaactcatttaaaatgctgagaaaaagtttttataaagtaatttttatatGGAGGCTAATTCATTTAATTCAAGTTCTTCATAATCTCCGGGAATATTCATGTCCCAACCTCGGGAAAATTCTGGCCACTCTGCTGTTTCTGAAactatctttcccttttctcgTTTTGTCAATAATTCATCCATTAATATGTCCATGTCAGTATAAGTGGGATCATACTGCTTTATTATCTTCTCGAATTTTCTTATAATTGTGATAGGTTCCTCTTCAAAGGAGAGGGTATGTTTCTTAAAACTATCGAGATCCATTTGGGTGAAGCTTTTCCTTTGACAGTAATCAGCTTTTTGTTATTCATCACCATGGGCACCTCTCACAGTGGtaacctccccttcccccctacCTCCCAGTTTTCTAGCTCTGCTGTCTCCTGCTCAAGTTTTGTTTATACAGGTACCTGTTCTATATTGATGGTCATATTcaatttcttcctcatctcttcaaTCAATTTCCCTTGTCTATTTATGACCCCTTCCAGATATTGTATCTTCAAACCACATTCTTTATCCCtgatgttttaattttgatgatATGAACCAATTTAGGATGTAAATAACAGAAATCCTACAGAGGGACAGCACCAACATCCCCAGATATCTTAACAGAAACCAGTATAGGATGtccaaaaatgataaagacagcATCTTGTACAGAGGGTTGGGCAGAGGTATCCCCCCCGATATACCCTGGAAACATTTTGTTAACCATTTGGGTAAGATTTCCCATATTCAGATATTGTAATCTGAACCACATTGTTGTCAATATTTTAGTCACTGTAGACCCTGCTCCTGTGACAATTTGTGCTGGCAGTGGGAGAAACACTGCTCTTTGGAACTCTCCCTGGTGCTGAAGGGGAGCAGCACTTGAAAATTCTGGCAGCTGAGAACATTGTCTGTATCTTACTTTTGAAATATAAACagtatttttcttgttgttattagGTTCTTTTGTTCCCAAAATTGGCTCACCAAATGTAATAAGTGTTATTGACCCTTATTGGTATAAGTATTTCCAATACCTGTGTCCTGAGTGGACAGGCTGTTGTTTTGACTGTTGAGAAAAATGGCTTCTCTAAACAGTACCTCAAGAATTCTGGCTCAGGccagttatataaaaatatatttattgtaggCATAAAATTTTTAGAGGAAAGGATAGTAAAAGGAAAACAGGTAGAAAGGTAATTCTTATATTATGTAGGTCCCTATGCTAATAAATCTTACTATAACCACCCAACAAATCTGGTCTGCAAAGACCTGCTTCTTCTTTGACAAAGTTGAAGctatcttctcttcctattttatctaaaaaccaaaccaaatccTTATCTAACTATCTTAACCTTATAAACAAGCAAGAATAAGTCAGATTTCTTTTTCCTGCTGCTCCTCAGCTGTCAGAGATTTCACTGCCTTCTCTATTCAATAGGTCAGTCTTTACTGCCACCTATTAGGGAAGTCACAGGTACTGCCCCCAACAaactccttctcttctctggctgAATAAGATGGGTTATTCTCAGGATGTAAATTCACCAAAATTTTCCAACCTTGCAGAGCCACTCTCTTTGGATCACCTCCCTTGTTCAGGTCAGCCCAAAGAGTGAGAGCAGTTAGATCAACTGCCTTTCTCAAAGCTCCCTGAGAAAGTTCTCTCCCATCAATCATCCCTAAGTCTCCATTCAGATTTAAAGAAATCTAACTTATTAATCTCTCTTATGTATCTATCAATAAATTATgctactggggcagctgggtagctcagtggtttgagagccagtcctagagacaggaggtcctacgttcaaatcctgcctcagatacttcccagctgtgtgaacctggacaagtcacttgacccccattgcctatccttaccactccttccacctaagagccaatacacaggaagttaagggtttaaaaaaaataaataaaataaattaagctacttaactctatttcctaatgaactaTTAAATTAGTGAACATTTCTCTACAGCTCTGAATGGCATGAATTATGTAATTATTCCATGATTTCAAAATATGAATTATGGAAATATTCCATAACATAAATGAATCCAGTACAAAGGATGACTTGGAGAGTAGCAGAGAAGAGGAGTCAGAAATAGCAGTTGGAATtgattgcaatagtccaggcacaTAGTAATGAGGCCTGTACAAGAGTGGTAGTCAAGGAAACAGAGGGGACAGATGTGAGGCTGTGGCAGTAGAATGGATAAGCCTTAGCAAGAGACTGGCCATGAGAGGTATGGAAAAATAAAGGCTAAATATAATAAAACCAAGGTTTTAAACAGGGCCATGAGGAGAAGGAACAGGTTTGGGAGAAACTCAAATAAATAGGATTCTGGGAATGTTAAGTTAGAGGTGCCAGTAGAGAATGTACTGTCTTGATGATGCCTTATAGAAAGGTAGGGATGTAGGTCTGAAGCAAAGTTAGGGCTAGAAATATAGATCTGAGAgtcaaaaggaagaataatatATAGGGCCAAGATGGTGGCCAACTATTGAATAATATGCAATACCAATATTAAAgaattaagtaaattaaaaagtGGTCAACAAAGGAGAAAGGGGTGGTTTAAAAGGTGAGAGAGAACCATGATAGAATGTTGCTTCATAATCCAAGTGAGAAGAAAGAAGGTATTCAAGTATTCAATGCTATGAAGAAGTTATGGATGAAGACTAA
The window above is part of the Gracilinanus agilis isolate LMUSP501 chromosome 4, AgileGrace, whole genome shotgun sequence genome. Proteins encoded here:
- the TMED5 gene encoding transmembrane emp24 domain-containing protein 5; translated protein: MSPEGKTLVFEQRKSDGVHSVETEAGDYMFCFDNTFSTISEKVIFFELILDNMGEQEQEQEDWKKYVTGTDMLDMKLEDILESINSIKARLSKSGHIQTMLRAFEARDRNIQESNFDRVNFWSMVNLGVMVVVSAIQVYMLKSLFEDKRKSRT